A part of Emcibacter nanhaiensis genomic DNA contains:
- a CDS encoding DNA-3-methyladenine glycosylase I has translation MSTPTRCRWPGDDPQYCAYHDEEWGVPVYDSRALFEKLILDGFQAGLSWITILRRRDKFLDAFDSFDPVKIAAYGEADIDRLMNDSGIIRNRQKILSTIKNAKLYLEIEAEKEGAFSALLWSFTNGKPLHNHWSGDGDVPATSPESEHMSKALKKMGFGFCGPTICYAFMQAVGMVNDHITSCYRHQEVMRL, from the coding sequence ATGTCGACGCCAACTAGATGCCGCTGGCCCGGGGACGATCCCCAGTATTGCGCCTATCATGACGAGGAATGGGGTGTGCCGGTTTACGACTCCCGGGCCCTGTTTGAAAAACTGATTCTCGACGGCTTTCAGGCGGGCCTGAGCTGGATCACCATCCTGCGCCGGCGGGACAAATTCCTCGACGCTTTTGACAGTTTCGATCCGGTGAAGATCGCCGCCTACGGCGAGGCGGACATCGACCGGCTCATGAACGATTCCGGCATCATCCGCAATCGCCAGAAAATTCTCTCCACCATCAAGAATGCAAAGCTGTACCTGGAAATTGAAGCTGAAAAAGAAGGCGCCTTCAGCGCGCTGCTGTGGAGCTTCACCAATGGAAAACCGCTGCACAACCACTGGAGCGGAGACGGCGACGTGCCGGCTACCTCCCCGGAATCCGAGCATATGAGCAAGGCCCTGAAAAAAATGGGATTTGGGTTCTGTGGTCCGACCATCTGCTACGCCTTCATGCAGGCCGTCGGCATGGTCAACGACCACATAACCTCCTGCTATAGGCATCAGGAGGTTATGCGGCTTTGA
- the wecB gene encoding non-hydrolyzing UDP-N-acetylglucosamine 2-epimerase gives MQETHRILLCAGTRPELIKLAPVYRNLRDRPAVTPFLCLTGQHDSLVQNLPRVLDVTPEFVLTREAGTSGQLGLLQNILRQLAILLEQLGPELVVVQGDTASALAGAMAACLQDIPVCHVEAGLRTRDLLSPFPEELYRQLISRMGTWHFCPTPENRATLLREDISSGQIFLSGNTSIDAVLDMLSRSPRPLETKAVSRPYILVTLHRREVQGEKLITIVRALRNFAESHAGYDFIVTLHPNPAIRRLLSHHLGGQGNIRLLPPLDYPDFVPLMKKAFAILSDSGGIQEEAPALDVPVIVLRDKTERQEGVASGCLRLAGYDPEKIFSELSLLIHDRDHYIDMCTAPAPFGEGRAGRIISARLEQIVTGQKIPHDDSSLSP, from the coding sequence ATGCAGGAAACTCATCGGATTTTGCTGTGCGCCGGAACCCGGCCGGAACTGATCAAACTGGCCCCCGTCTATCGGAACCTGCGCGACCGGCCTGCGGTTACTCCGTTTCTGTGCCTCACCGGCCAGCACGACAGCCTGGTGCAGAACCTGCCCCGGGTCCTGGATGTGACCCCGGAATTCGTCCTGACCCGGGAGGCCGGGACGTCGGGCCAGTTGGGACTGTTGCAGAATATCCTCCGCCAACTGGCCATCCTGCTTGAACAGCTTGGCCCCGAGCTGGTTGTGGTCCAGGGCGATACCGCCAGCGCCCTGGCCGGTGCCATGGCGGCATGTCTTCAAGACATCCCCGTCTGCCACGTGGAAGCGGGCCTCAGGACCCGCGACCTGCTCTCCCCTTTCCCGGAAGAACTCTATCGCCAGCTGATCAGCCGGATGGGGACATGGCACTTCTGCCCGACCCCGGAAAACCGCGCGACCCTGCTTCGGGAAGATATTTCCTCCGGGCAGATCTTCCTCAGCGGCAATACCTCCATTGACGCGGTGCTGGACATGCTGAGCAGGTCGCCGCGACCTCTGGAAACCAAAGCCGTTTCTCGTCCCTATATCCTGGTGACGCTGCACCGGCGCGAAGTGCAGGGCGAAAAACTGATCACTATCGTCCGCGCCTTGCGTAATTTTGCGGAATCCCACGCGGGCTATGACTTTATCGTGACCCTGCATCCTAACCCCGCCATCCGCAGGCTCCTGTCCCATCATCTGGGCGGACAAGGAAACATCCGGCTGCTGCCGCCGCTCGACTATCCGGATTTTGTTCCCCTGATGAAGAAAGCCTTCGCCATTCTGTCCGATTCCGGCGGCATACAGGAGGAAGCCCCGGCCCTTGACGTGCCGGTCATTGTGCTCCGGGACAAGACCGAGCGACAGGAAGGCGTGGCAAGCGGCTGCTTGCGGCTGGCCGGCTATGATCCCGAGAAAATATTTTCCGAACTTTCCTTGTTAATCCATGACCGGGATCATTATATTGACATGTGCACGGCGCCGGCTCCTTTTGGCGAGGGCCGGGCCGGCCGGATTATCAGCGCCAGGCTGGAACAAATCGTGACAGGACAGAAAATACCCCATGACGACAGCTCTCTATCACCTTGA
- a CDS encoding YgfZ/GcvT domain-containing protein: MTTALYHLENRQVFSLTGKDRLTFLQGLITSNVRRISDGGALYAALLTPQGKYLFDFFLYAAADVVYLDCEKDRAAELLRKLMMYKLRAEVEISDETDRLKILSLDSPLEGTLACFQDPRLPALGYRAVVEDLPEDCLSPGKADYDRKRLALGIAEGADDFIIDKSLALEGNMEELHGVDFDKGCYVGQEITARTKHRGKIRRRFVPVTVSGPLPAPDSPVLNREGQEIGILRSGIDKRAMAYVKLEKLDFSQSYTCGQAEVTPWKPDWMKVEEHVDAN, encoded by the coding sequence ATGACGACAGCTCTCTATCACCTTGAAAACAGGCAGGTCTTCAGTCTCACCGGCAAGGACAGGCTGACCTTCCTGCAGGGTTTGATCACCAGCAACGTCCGGCGGATCAGTGATGGAGGCGCGCTCTATGCGGCGCTGCTGACTCCGCAGGGTAAATATCTGTTCGATTTCTTCCTCTATGCCGCGGCTGATGTTGTCTATCTGGATTGCGAAAAGGACCGCGCGGCGGAGCTGTTGCGGAAACTGATGATGTACAAACTACGGGCCGAAGTGGAGATCAGCGACGAAACCGACCGGCTGAAAATCCTGTCCCTGGACAGCCCGCTGGAAGGTACCCTCGCCTGTTTCCAGGACCCGCGCCTCCCGGCGCTCGGTTACCGGGCCGTCGTTGAGGACCTGCCGGAAGACTGCCTCTCACCCGGGAAAGCGGACTATGACCGGAAGCGCCTGGCCCTGGGCATTGCCGAGGGAGCGGATGATTTCATCATTGATAAATCCCTGGCGCTGGAGGGCAATATGGAAGAATTGCACGGGGTTGATTTTGACAAGGGCTGTTATGTGGGCCAGGAAATCACCGCCCGGACCAAACATCGCGGCAAGATCCGCCGCCGTTTTGTCCCGGTCACCGTCAGCGGCCCCCTGCCCGCCCCTGACAGCCCGGTCCTGAACCGGGAGGGCCAGGAAATCGGTATATTGCGGTCCGGCATTGACAAGCGGGCCATGGCCTATGTCAAACTGGAAAAACTGGACTTCTCTCAGAGCTATACCTGCGGGCAAGCCGAAGTCACCCCCTGGAAACCGGACTGGATGAAGGTGGAAGAACATGTCGACGCCAACTAG
- a CDS encoding dihydroorotase, giving the protein MTLDLLIRNAVCVSHNGIEPADVAVRDGIIVAIGHLGNVEAEEVLNANGLHLFPGVIDSQVHFREPGAEQKEDLESGSRAAVMGGVTAVFEMPNTKPGTTTVKALKDKISRATDRMWCDFAFYVGATSANAARIASLEKQPGCAGIKIFMGSSTGDLLVSDDESLEKVLANGFRRIAIHAEDEERLVERKEVAEHGGVSQHPIWRDEETAIRATERILRIARKTGRRIHVLHVTTEDEMAILAANKDIATVEATPQHLTLSAPECYEDLGTFAQMNPPIRDERHRQGLWKALSVGIVDVIGSDHAPHEKEMKALDYPLSPSGMPGVQTLVPLMIDHVNKGNLSLERFMDLTSAGPARIFNIAGKGRLAVGYDADFTIVDLKKKWVITEDWLQSKCGWSPFTDRQLIGKPVGTFVRGSKVMWEGALAEQATGQPIRFQETLGG; this is encoded by the coding sequence GTGACCCTAGATCTTCTGATCCGCAACGCTGTATGTGTGTCCCACAACGGAATCGAACCGGCCGATGTGGCTGTCAGGGACGGTATCATCGTGGCCATTGGACACCTTGGAAATGTCGAGGCAGAGGAAGTGCTGAACGCCAACGGACTGCATCTGTTCCCGGGCGTGATCGACAGCCAGGTGCATTTTCGCGAACCCGGTGCCGAGCAGAAAGAAGACCTGGAAAGCGGCAGCCGGGCGGCGGTGATGGGCGGCGTGACCGCGGTTTTTGAGATGCCGAATACCAAGCCGGGGACCACTACTGTCAAGGCGCTGAAAGACAAAATCAGCCGGGCCACCGATCGCATGTGGTGTGATTTCGCTTTTTATGTGGGGGCCACTTCGGCCAATGCCGCCCGTATCGCCAGTCTGGAAAAGCAACCGGGCTGCGCCGGCATCAAGATCTTCATGGGTTCTTCGACCGGGGACCTGCTGGTGTCGGATGATGAGTCCCTGGAGAAGGTTCTTGCCAATGGCTTCCGCCGCATCGCCATCCATGCCGAGGATGAGGAGCGCCTGGTTGAGCGCAAGGAAGTGGCGGAACATGGCGGCGTGTCCCAGCATCCCATCTGGCGTGATGAGGAAACGGCGATCCGCGCCACCGAGCGCATCCTGCGCATCGCCCGCAAGACCGGACGGCGTATCCATGTGCTGCATGTGACGACCGAGGATGAAATGGCCATTCTCGCCGCCAACAAGGATATCGCCACCGTGGAAGCCACGCCGCAGCATCTGACCCTGTCGGCGCCGGAGTGTTACGAGGACCTGGGGACCTTTGCCCAGATGAACCCGCCGATCCGGGATGAACGCCATCGCCAGGGGCTGTGGAAAGCCCTGAGTGTGGGGATTGTGGACGTGATCGGTTCCGATCACGCGCCCCATGAGAAGGAAATGAAGGCACTGGACTATCCACTGAGCCCATCCGGCATGCCCGGCGTGCAGACCCTGGTGCCGCTGATGATTGACCATGTCAACAAGGGCAACCTGTCGCTGGAACGCTTCATGGACCTGACCAGCGCCGGCCCGGCCCGGATTTTCAATATCGCCGGCAAGGGACGGCTGGCGGTGGGCTATGATGCGGACTTCACCATCGTCGATCTGAAAAAGAAATGGGTCATTACCGAAGACTGGCTGCAGAGCAAATGCGGCTGGAGTCCCTTCACCGACCGCCAGCTGATCGGCAAGCCTGTGGGCACTTTCGTGCGCGGTAGCAAGGTCATGTGGGAAGGGGCCCTGGCCGAGCAAGCGACCGGGCAACCGATCCGCTTTCAGGAAACGCTTGGCGGCTAG
- the rodA gene encoding rod shape-determining protein RodA, translating to MLALAQNSRRNRKSLFQKISELNWLIVAVVVAIACIGFALLYSVAGGHFDPWAKNQMIRFGIGLTCMLVIALVDLRIWMFLAYPLYFLSLLLLLAVDIMGHTGMGAQRWLNIGFMNVQPSEFMKIALVLALARYFHCLSNEDQASYKSLLIPVLLIAMPAFFVLRQPDLGTTLLIAFGGVAILFAAGVRMWIFIAGLIAMIPAAIGAWNFLKPYQKDRVLTFLDPERDPLGAGYHIIQSKIAFGSGGLYGKGFVQGTQSQLNFLPEKQTDFIFTVLSEEFGLMGGLALLFLYLTLLAYAILVSMSVRSQFGRLLALGMAVTFFLYVFINIAMVMGMLPVVGVPLPLVSYGGSAMLTLLIGLGFVLCVAIHRDTMISRGGAFA from the coding sequence ATGCTTGCCCTTGCCCAGAACAGCCGCCGCAACAGGAAGTCCCTGTTCCAGAAAATATCTGAACTCAACTGGCTGATTGTCGCCGTTGTCGTCGCCATTGCCTGTATCGGTTTTGCCCTTTTGTATTCGGTGGCCGGCGGCCATTTTGATCCCTGGGCGAAAAACCAGATGATCAGGTTCGGGATCGGCCTGACCTGCATGCTGGTGATTGCCCTGGTCGATCTCAGGATCTGGATGTTCCTGGCCTATCCTCTTTATTTCCTGTCGTTGTTGCTGTTGCTGGCAGTGGACATCATGGGCCACACCGGCATGGGGGCGCAACGCTGGCTGAATATTGGCTTTATGAATGTCCAGCCGTCGGAATTCATGAAGATCGCTTTGGTTCTGGCCCTGGCCAGGTATTTCCATTGCCTGTCCAATGAGGACCAGGCCAGCTATAAGAGCCTGCTGATCCCGGTGCTGCTGATCGCCATGCCGGCGTTTTTCGTTCTTCGTCAGCCGGATCTGGGAACAACGCTGCTGATCGCCTTTGGCGGGGTGGCCATTCTATTTGCCGCCGGGGTTCGTATGTGGATCTTCATTGCCGGCCTGATCGCCATGATTCCGGCGGCGATCGGCGCCTGGAATTTCCTCAAACCCTACCAGAAGGACAGGGTGCTGACCTTCCTTGACCCGGAACGGGATCCGCTCGGGGCGGGGTACCATATCATCCAGTCGAAGATCGCCTTCGGTTCGGGCGGCCTGTACGGCAAGGGGTTTGTGCAGGGGACCCAGAGCCAGCTTAATTTCCTGCCGGAGAAACAGACCGACTTTATCTTTACGGTGCTGTCGGAGGAATTCGGCCTGATGGGCGGACTGGCGTTGTTGTTCCTCTATCTCACCCTGCTGGCCTACGCTATTCTGGTGAGCATGAGTGTGCGCAGCCAGTTTGGTCGCCTGCTGGCGCTTGGCATGGCGGTAACATTTTTCCTCTACGTCTTTATCAACATCGCCATGGTCATGGGAATGCTGCCCGTGGTAGGCGTGCCCCTGCCGCTGGTGTCCTACGGCGGTTCCGCCATGCTTACCCTTTTGATTGGGCTCGGTTTTGTGCTCTGTGTGGCCATTCACAGGGACACGATGATCTCGCGCGGCGGTGCATTTGCCTGA
- a CDS encoding VanZ family protein has protein sequence MRNIFWFFVLAIIYGSVFPFSFEPGRWTGAGLEAFFATWHRFGSLGDILGNIALFLPFGFFGEALCANKRNKTAARTWLILGGFFLAAALQFLQIMIPQRVPEMSDILWNTVGIFLGLWAFRLGRRHIPEVHLEAEKLMPASLLLLYAIFLFAPFVPTIDLQEIKNSLKPIFFADGVEINYFLLYFAGWLLFAWLGRRVFSRPVLKNHGLPLVFFLSLLARVFITRNYLSLDELLAGLLAILVWYIGLRSLARPEKLLAWLVVGCLLYKDLTPLDFSPSIGRGFMLIPFVGFLGGDLLSNLATLSSRLFYYGALVLLMRDMQFSYRKCAGLLLLLTGGSELLQLFNPHHYAEVTNPLIALLMLWYHRILQQNLPATAQQTADAVESAAEPPAPQPDTPEARGMRPLVIKIFLTTLLLTGAITMVLELPGIPYNVRELFLLDGYVITIFPFALGILWFGMAVPLISRLSLRFGRKQYLVFPALVVGALLINLLLLKISVTEDSLQDIMGAQTLNRDVMLRGAWGDFGVWLFSTLKAPGLISQAEQIVRFVCLFFPLSAWLAIFHMGFDVPEKFAIHDRRNKLKLFLLTVLEFGLYCLPLLVLAKFITFDWSTTDNLNELIRQDGVWSLFLYLLLLIMCLNVILLVRLGRGPLVKGGITLAALVLAWFCLNLGLESEIHKYGQTFSGVDFLLGPDRKILLPPWVLFLRWTIVYLGGTFSLAWGIKLTSGAMQPTSAEAK, from the coding sequence GTGCGCAATATTTTCTGGTTCTTCGTTCTGGCGATTATTTACGGCTCTGTCTTCCCGTTCAGCTTTGAACCCGGCCGCTGGACCGGCGCCGGCCTCGAGGCTTTCTTCGCCACCTGGCACCGCTTCGGCAGCCTCGGCGACATCCTTGGCAACATCGCCCTGTTCCTGCCGTTCGGCTTTTTCGGCGAAGCTCTCTGTGCAAACAAACGCAATAAGACCGCCGCCCGGACCTGGCTGATCCTTGGCGGATTCTTCCTCGCCGCCGCCCTGCAATTCCTGCAAATCATGATCCCTCAACGGGTCCCGGAAATGTCTGATATCCTGTGGAATACAGTTGGCATTTTCCTCGGCCTTTGGGCCTTTCGCCTGGGCCGCAGGCATATACCTGAGGTCCACCTGGAAGCGGAAAAACTTATGCCGGCCAGCCTGCTGCTGCTGTACGCGATCTTTTTGTTTGCCCCCTTCGTGCCGACCATCGACCTGCAGGAAATCAAAAACAGCCTGAAGCCAATATTTTTTGCCGACGGCGTCGAGATCAACTATTTCCTGCTCTATTTTGCCGGCTGGCTGCTGTTCGCCTGGCTCGGGCGGCGGGTATTCTCCCGCCCTGTCCTGAAAAATCACGGCCTACCGCTGGTGTTTTTCCTGTCCCTGCTGGCGCGGGTCTTCATCACCCGCAACTATCTGTCGCTGGATGAACTCCTGGCTGGCCTCCTGGCCATTCTGGTCTGGTATATTGGCCTCAGAAGCCTGGCGCGGCCGGAAAAGCTGCTCGCCTGGCTGGTGGTCGGCTGCCTGTTGTATAAGGACCTTACTCCGCTTGACTTCAGCCCCTCGATCGGACGGGGGTTCATGTTGATCCCCTTTGTCGGTTTTCTGGGCGGCGACCTGCTGTCCAACCTTGCTACCCTGTCGTCACGGCTTTTTTACTATGGCGCCCTGGTCCTGCTGATGCGGGATATGCAGTTCAGCTACCGGAAATGCGCCGGCCTGTTGCTGCTGCTGACCGGCGGCAGCGAGTTGCTGCAGCTTTTCAATCCCCATCACTATGCGGAGGTCACCAACCCGCTGATTGCGCTGCTGATGCTGTGGTACCACCGCATTCTCCAGCAGAACCTGCCCGCCACGGCGCAGCAAACCGCCGACGCTGTGGAAAGTGCCGCTGAACCCCCTGCCCCTCAGCCCGACACGCCGGAGGCCCGGGGAATGCGGCCGCTGGTGATCAAAATCTTTCTGACCACCTTGCTGCTGACCGGCGCGATCACCATGGTGCTGGAATTGCCGGGGATTCCCTATAACGTCAGGGAACTGTTCCTGCTTGACGGCTATGTGATCACCATCTTTCCCTTCGCGCTCGGTATTCTCTGGTTCGGCATGGCCGTCCCCCTGATCAGCCGGCTGAGCCTGAGGTTCGGCCGCAAACAATATCTGGTCTTCCCGGCCTTGGTGGTTGGCGCCCTGCTGATCAACCTGCTGCTGCTGAAAATCAGCGTCACCGAAGACAGCCTGCAGGATATCATGGGGGCGCAGACCCTGAACCGCGATGTGATGCTGCGCGGCGCCTGGGGGGATTTCGGCGTCTGGCTGTTCTCGACCCTGAAGGCGCCGGGCCTGATCAGCCAGGCGGAACAGATCGTCCGTTTTGTCTGCCTGTTCTTCCCGCTCAGCGCCTGGCTGGCAATCTTTCACATGGGCTTTGACGTGCCGGAAAAATTCGCCATCCATGACCGGCGTAACAAACTGAAACTGTTCTTGCTGACGGTGCTGGAATTCGGCCTTTACTGCCTGCCCCTGCTGGTGCTGGCCAAATTCATCACCTTTGACTGGTCCACCACCGACAATCTCAATGAACTGATCCGCCAGGACGGCGTCTGGAGCCTGTTCCTTTATCTGCTGCTGCTGATCATGTGCCTGAATGTCATCCTTCTGGTCCGGCTCGGCCGCGGTCCCCTGGTCAAGGGCGGCATTACCCTGGCCGCTCTGGTGCTGGCTTGGTTCTGCCTCAACCTGGGACTGGAAAGCGAAATTCACAAATACGGCCAGACCTTCTCGGGTGTTGATTTTCTGCTCGGGCCTGATAGAAAAATACTGCTGCCGCCATGGGTCCTGTTTCTCAGGTGGACGATTGTCTATCTCGGCGGCACTTTCTCCCTGGCATGGGGAATCAAACTGACATCCGGGGCAATGCAGCCAACATCCGCAGAGGCAAAATAA
- a CDS encoding mechanosensitive ion channel family protein, with the protein MDKESFNEFINLVVDVWQKGVYGVDVGHIIAALLVLFAALVLRGLFSRFVINRLEALTRRTESDVDDEVIEALDGPLRFIPVVIGVFAATELLDLSGTLAQGALMLNRSLITFNIFWALYMLVTPLSFTIRRLRTIFSISMVEWMVKALKGLIIFLGVAAILETWGIEVAPLIAGLGLFGVAVALGAQDLFKNLIAGLFIIGEQRFHPGDWIKIEGVVEGTVEHIGFRTTMVRQFDKAPVYVPNAKLADSAVINFSRMTHRRIYWKIGLVYGTSVEQLKNVRQQIFDYVTQNEDFASPEEVSTFVNVDSFNDSSIDLMLYCFTRTTNWGEWLKIKEALAFEIKNIVEGNGTSFAFPSQSVYLETLPEGAELFQVPEGQDSPKSPEGSRS; encoded by the coding sequence ATGGATAAAGAGTCTTTCAACGAGTTCATCAACCTGGTCGTCGACGTCTGGCAAAAGGGCGTTTATGGCGTGGACGTCGGCCATATCATCGCCGCCCTGCTGGTTCTGTTCGCCGCCCTGGTGCTCAGGGGACTGTTCAGCCGTTTTGTCATCAACCGGCTGGAGGCCCTGACCCGGCGCACGGAAAGCGACGTGGATGATGAAGTCATTGAGGCACTGGACGGTCCGCTGCGGTTCATCCCGGTGGTCATTGGCGTCTTTGCCGCGACCGAACTGCTGGACCTGAGCGGCACCCTGGCGCAGGGCGCCCTGATGCTGAACCGGTCCCTGATCACCTTCAATATCTTCTGGGCCCTGTACATGCTGGTCACCCCGCTCAGCTTTACCATCCGCCGGCTGCGCACGATTTTCTCCATCAGTATGGTGGAGTGGATGGTCAAGGCCCTGAAAGGCCTGATCATTTTCCTCGGCGTCGCCGCCATCCTGGAAACCTGGGGCATCGAGGTGGCGCCGCTGATCGCCGGGCTCGGCCTGTTCGGCGTCGCCGTGGCGCTGGGCGCCCAGGACCTGTTCAAAAACCTGATCGCCGGCCTGTTTATCATCGGCGAACAGCGCTTTCACCCGGGAGACTGGATCAAGATCGAAGGCGTGGTCGAAGGCACGGTGGAGCATATCGGGTTTCGCACCACCATGGTCCGCCAGTTTGACAAGGCGCCGGTCTATGTCCCCAACGCCAAGCTGGCCGACAGCGCAGTCATCAACTTCTCCCGCATGACCCATCGCCGGATTTACTGGAAAATCGGCCTGGTGTACGGCACTTCCGTTGAACAGCTTAAGAACGTGCGCCAGCAGATCTTCGACTATGTGACGCAGAACGAAGATTTCGCCAGCCCGGAAGAAGTGTCCACCTTTGTTAACGTGGACAGCTTCAACGACAGCTCCATCGACCTGATGCTCTATTGCTTTACCCGGACGACAAACTGGGGCGAATGGCTGAAAATAAAGGAAGCCCTGGCCTTTGAGATCAAGAACATCGTAGAGGGCAACGGCACCAGTTTCGCCTTCCCGAGCCAGTCGGTCTATCTGGAAACCCTGCCGGAAGGCGCCGAACTATTCCAGGTGCCGGAGGGACAGGACAGCCCCAAAAGCCCCGAAGGTTCCCGAAGTTAA
- a CDS encoding DUF938 domain-containing protein — protein MGNVREKLSSPAAARNRDPILDVLKVTLPREGTVLEIASGTGEHAIHFTGSLTPLLWQPSDPDRACRHSIQGWWWDVQLNNILPPLNLDVRDDPWPVETTPPEQPITSIVCINMIHISPWEATESLMRGAGRILPKGGILYLYGPYKENGEHTAPSNEAFDRSLKERNPEWGVRNLEDVVAEAEKNGLTLLRTVDMPANNLSVIFEKN, from the coding sequence ATGGGTAATGTCAGAGAAAAACTGTCGTCACCGGCCGCGGCGCGCAACCGGGATCCAATTCTGGATGTCCTCAAGGTAACACTGCCGCGCGAAGGGACGGTTCTGGAAATCGCCAGCGGCACGGGCGAACATGCCATTCATTTCACCGGCAGCCTGACGCCGCTCCTGTGGCAGCCGAGCGATCCGGACCGCGCTTGCCGGCACAGTATCCAGGGCTGGTGGTGGGACGTGCAGCTCAACAATATCCTGCCGCCACTCAACCTTGACGTCCGCGATGATCCCTGGCCGGTGGAAACCACGCCGCCGGAACAGCCGATTACCTCCATCGTCTGCATCAATATGATTCATATTTCCCCATGGGAAGCGACAGAAAGCCTGATGCGGGGGGCCGGACGCATCCTGCCCAAAGGCGGCATTCTTTATCTCTATGGCCCCTACAAGGAAAACGGTGAACATACCGCCCCCAGCAACGAGGCCTTCGACCGCAGCCTGAAGGAAAGAAATCCCGAATGGGGCGTGCGTAACCTGGAAGATGTGGTGGCGGAAGCGGAAAAGAACGGCCTCACCCTGCTGCGGACCGTGGATATGCCTGCCAACAACCTGTCGGTGATCTTCGAAAAGAATTAA